Proteins co-encoded in one Salarias fasciatus chromosome 4, fSalaFa1.1, whole genome shotgun sequence genomic window:
- the LOC115386964 gene encoding LOW QUALITY PROTEIN: WD repeat domain phosphoinositide-interacting protein 1 (The sequence of the model RefSeq protein was modified relative to this genomic sequence to represent the inferred CDS: inserted 2 bases in 1 codon), whose amino-acid sequence MNIYHFKKGTEICSYSYPNHILSVRLSRQRLVCLEESIYIHNXKDMKLLKTLLNTPSNPAGLCALSINHSNSYLVYPGSAAIGEILVYDANALDTVTMIPAHDSPLAALAFNTSATRLASASERGTVIRVFSVPDGQRLFEFRRGMKRYVSISSLSFSPDGQFLCASSNTETVHIFKLEPLGPSGADAAAADGSAATWTAYVGKMFSAASSYLPAQVSGMMSQDRAFATVHLFSSGQKVVCSLAIIQKLLRLLVATADGQFLVYDVDPQDGGECRLAHKHRLFGADDEEDEEAGPQASDPSSPAPSCPSYAQTAALPASAAPVSATLTGYSEDGGAKRGEVIPEHEFATGPVCLDDENEFPPIKWCRDGTGGVRASRR is encoded by the exons ATGAACATCTACCACTTCAAGAAGGGCACGGAGATCTGCAGCTACAGCTACCCCAACCACATCCTGTCCGTCCGGCTCAGCAGGCAG AGACTGGTGTGCCTTGAAGAGTCCATCTATATCCACAA CAAagacatgaagctgctgaagactCTGCTCAACACTCCGTCCAACCCTGCAG GTCTGTGTGCTCTCTCCATCAATCATTCCAACTCCTACCTGGTGTACCCCGGCAGCGCCGCCATCGGGGAGATCCTCGTGTACGACGCCAACGCTCTG GACACGGTGACCATGATCCCGGCTCACGACAGTCCTCTGGCGGCTCTCGCCTTCAACACCTCCGCCACCAGGCTGGCCAGCGCCTCGGAGAGG GGCACCGTCATCCGGGTCTTCTCCGTCCCCGACGGCCAGCGCCTGTTCGAGTTCCGCAGAGGCATGAAGAG gtacGTCAGTATCAGCTCCTTGTCCTTCAGCCCTGATGGTCAGTTCCTCTGTGCGTCCAGCAACACAGAGACTGTACATATCTTCAAACTGGAGCCACTGGGaccaag CGGagcggacgccgccgccgccgacggcTCCGCCGCCACCTGGACGGCCTACGTGGGGAAGATGTTCTCGGCGGCCAGCAGCTACCTCCCTGCTCAGGTGTCGGGCATGATGAGCCAGGACCGCGCCTTCGCCACCGTCCACCTCTTCTCGTCGGGCCAGAAGGTCGTCTGCTCGCTCGCCAT AATCCAgaagctgctgcggctgctggtgGCCACGGCCGACGGCCAGTTCCTGGTCTACGACGTGGATCCGCAGGACGGCGGCGAGTGCAGGCTGGCTCACAAGCACAG ACTCTTTGGTgctgatgatgaggaggatgaggaggcggGGCCTCAGGCCTCGGACCCGTCCTCGCCTGCTCCCAGCTGCCCGTCCTACGCTCAGACGGCGGCCTTGCCGGCGTCGGCGGCGCCCGTCAGCGCCACGCTCACCG GTTACTCTGAGGACGGCGGCGCCAAGAGAGGCGAAGTCATTCCGGAGCACGAGTTCGCCACGGGGCCCGTGTGTCTGGACGACGAGAACGAGTTTCCTCCC ATTAAATGGTGCCGCGACGGGACGGGAGGTGTCCGGGCGAGCCGGCGgtga